One part of the Streptomyces ferrugineus genome encodes these proteins:
- a CDS encoding DUF3090 domain-containing protein — MSRQVFLYDPPDRFVAGTVGLPGRRTFFLQATAGSRVTSVALEKTQVAALAERMDELLDEVVRRSGGSAAVPAVAPTEIADSDPLDTPIEEEFRVGTMALAWDGEEQRMIVEAQALVELDADSEEDLAEAEERLLQDEENGPPMLRVRLTGAQARAFAKRALDVVNAGRPPCPLCSLPLDPEGHVCPRQNGYRRGA, encoded by the coding sequence GTGTCCCGTCAGGTGTTCCTCTACGACCCCCCGGACCGCTTCGTGGCCGGTACGGTCGGACTGCCCGGGCGCCGTACGTTCTTCCTCCAGGCCACCGCAGGCTCCCGGGTGACCAGCGTGGCCCTGGAGAAGACCCAGGTCGCCGCCCTCGCCGAGCGCATGGACGAACTGCTCGACGAGGTCGTACGGCGTAGTGGCGGCAGCGCCGCCGTCCCCGCCGTGGCGCCCACCGAGATCGCCGACTCCGACCCGCTGGACACCCCCATCGAGGAGGAGTTCCGCGTCGGCACCATGGCCCTGGCCTGGGACGGCGAGGAACAGCGCATGATCGTCGAGGCCCAGGCCCTGGTGGAGCTGGACGCCGACTCCGAGGAGGACCTCGCCGAGGCCGAGGAGCGGCTGCTCCAGGACGAGGAGAACGGGCCCCCGATGCTGCGGGTCCGGCTCACCGGCGCCCAGGCGAGGGCCTTCGCCAAGCGCGCCCTGGACGTCGTCAACGCCGGGCGGCCGCCGTGCCCGCTGTGCAGCCTCCCGCTCGACCCGGAAGGACACGTATGTCCGCGCCAGAACGGATACCGCCGCGGAGCGTGA
- a CDS encoding ferritin-like domain-containing protein gives MLSAKSLFQEILDNDESFRLFCSIAASGESQGGWENARIAALVPDGERAMAPKITRHGADEDKHGRIFNALLKKRGLEPAPVPHETDYTMLLEKHGIGLAHEKLKADEPLTVEDIITYLAHSRVTEQRASEQMIMLRKYFGDHPVIGKAVRMISDDEDNHLAYTHEELLRFAAAGHGRLIQATLRECALAEIRIYRDVSLAVMDHMGRILGWPRPKAAVLAAGIHAVYAWERLAGWRRMVSLKTPERRDALGGPAASAPEFA, from the coding sequence ATGCTTTCGGCGAAGAGTCTGTTCCAGGAGATCCTCGACAACGACGAGTCCTTCCGCCTGTTCTGCTCCATCGCGGCCAGCGGCGAGTCCCAGGGCGGCTGGGAGAACGCGCGTATCGCCGCGCTCGTACCCGACGGCGAGCGCGCCATGGCCCCCAAGATCACCCGGCACGGCGCGGACGAGGACAAGCACGGGCGGATCTTCAACGCCCTGCTGAAGAAGCGCGGCCTCGAACCCGCCCCCGTCCCGCACGAGACCGACTACACGATGCTCCTGGAGAAGCACGGCATCGGTCTCGCCCACGAGAAGCTCAAGGCGGACGAGCCGCTCACGGTCGAGGACATCATCACCTACCTCGCGCACAGCCGGGTCACCGAGCAGCGCGCCTCCGAACAGATGATCATGCTCCGCAAGTACTTCGGGGACCACCCCGTGATCGGCAAGGCCGTCCGGATGATCTCCGACGACGAGGACAACCACCTCGCCTACACGCACGAGGAACTGCTGCGCTTCGCGGCCGCCGGGCACGGCCGGCTGATCCAGGCCACGCTGCGCGAGTGCGCCCTCGCCGAGATCCGGATCTACCGGGACGTCAGCCTCGCCGTCATGGACCACATGGGGCGCATCCTCGGCTGGCCGCGGCCGAAGGCGGCCGTGCTCGCCGCCGGCATCCACGCCGTGTACGCCTGGGAGCGGCTCGCGGGCTGGCGGCGCATGGTGTCCCTGAAGACGCCGGAACGGCGCGACGCCCTCGGCGGACCCGCCGCCTCCGCACCCGAGTTCGCCTGA
- a CDS encoding aldo/keto reductase, translated as MEQRHLGRTGLRVSRIGLGTLTWGRDTDEHDAADLLKTFWEAGGTLVDTADVYGDGEAEYLLGRLMEGLVPRRDLVISTKAGSVPDPDRRFDGSRGHLLSALDASLTRLGTEYVDVWHIHAYDPSTPLEETLQALDLAVSSGRARYAGVSNFCGWQLAKAATWQLAAPGIRTRLASTQLEYSLLQRGVEREVLPAALDLGIGLLPSSPLGRGVLTGKYRDATPADSRGASEHLAPFVAPYLDDTASRIVDAVQTAADGLAVSPLQVALAWVRDRPGVTAPVIGARNAQQLTAALSVEALSLPDEICRALDDVSAPVHRYPDHDWSML; from the coding sequence ATGGAGCAGAGGCATCTCGGCCGCACCGGCCTGCGCGTGTCCCGGATCGGGCTCGGCACCCTCACCTGGGGCAGGGACACCGACGAGCACGACGCCGCGGACCTCTTGAAGACGTTCTGGGAGGCGGGCGGCACCCTCGTCGACACGGCGGACGTGTACGGCGACGGGGAGGCCGAGTACCTGCTGGGGCGGCTCATGGAGGGGCTGGTCCCGCGCCGGGACCTGGTCATCTCGACGAAGGCGGGCAGCGTCCCCGACCCGGACCGCCGCTTCGACGGCTCGCGCGGCCATCTGCTCTCCGCGCTGGACGCCTCGCTCACCCGGCTCGGCACCGAGTACGTCGACGTCTGGCACATCCACGCCTACGACCCCAGCACCCCGCTGGAGGAGACCCTCCAGGCACTCGACCTGGCGGTCAGCAGCGGCCGCGCGCGCTACGCGGGCGTCTCCAACTTCTGCGGCTGGCAGCTCGCCAAGGCGGCGACCTGGCAGCTCGCGGCGCCCGGCATACGCACCCGGCTGGCCAGCACCCAGCTCGAGTACTCACTGCTGCAGCGCGGCGTGGAACGCGAGGTGCTGCCGGCCGCGCTGGACCTGGGCATCGGCCTGCTGCCCTCCTCCCCGCTCGGCCGGGGCGTGCTGACGGGCAAGTACCGCGACGCGACACCGGCCGACTCGCGCGGCGCCTCGGAGCATCTGGCGCCGTTCGTCGCGCCGTACCTCGACGACACGGCGAGCCGCATCGTGGACGCCGTGCAGACGGCGGCCGACGGGCTGGCCGTCTCCCCGCTCCAGGTCGCCCTCGCCTGGGTCCGCGACCGGCCCGGAGTGACCGCGCCGGTCATAGGCGCGCGCAACGCACAGCAGCTCACGGCGGCGTTGTCAGTGGAGGCCCTTAGTCTTCCTGACGAGATCTGCCGGGCGCTCGACGACGTGTCGGCGCCCGTGCACCGCTATCCCGATCACGACTGGAGCATGCTGTGA
- a CDS encoding S8 family peptidase yields the protein MTDQAEPAQGPGASGPGPDGAGFTYRGAERELIVVARPEARLRAQAEGVRSAAGADVSALNMFLSDEQLVLEPLFGSEERLQQATDLAQAPDLALFYRARGGERRAEELRARIAALPGIDTAYVKPGAVPATVGQVGEGSGRLKEGAPVTPDYSGRQGYLRPAPEGVDAHWAWQRPGGAGQGVTVIDVEGSWQLGHEDLAGKLAGVVVGTPLTDLAWRNHGTAVIGVIGGDRGEFGVTGVVPETVTAAASFQGIGTAAAIHAAAERLGPGDIMLIELHRPGPRFEYAERDDQRGYVPLEWWPDDYAAVRYATAKGVLVVAAAGNGAESLDDAVYERRPDEFPESWRNPFNPSNPSSGAVLVGAGAPPPGTHGRDHGPDRSRLAFSNYGARVDAQGWGREVTTAGGFWDRPGDLQGGPEEIAWYTDTFSGTSSAAPLVVGALAALQGILKAAGQSPMSPERARTVLRATGSAQQDAPGRPASQRIGNRPDIKAAVTHLVPQAVGSGPAERYWDELLPYPRELPPRLRLFVAGDWRNLNHPSPEIRQAVHTAFAGGRPDVRVWFSDDEIVGLVIAG from the coding sequence ATGACCGACCAGGCAGAGCCGGCGCAGGGCCCGGGAGCGTCCGGGCCGGGGCCCGACGGAGCGGGATTCACCTACCGAGGAGCCGAGCGGGAACTGATCGTCGTCGCCCGTCCGGAGGCCCGGCTGCGTGCCCAGGCCGAGGGCGTGCGGTCGGCGGCGGGCGCCGACGTGTCGGCCCTCAACATGTTCCTCAGCGACGAACAGCTCGTGCTGGAGCCGCTGTTCGGCAGCGAGGAACGACTTCAGCAGGCCACGGACCTGGCACAGGCACCCGATCTGGCGCTGTTCTACCGGGCACGCGGTGGCGAGCGCCGGGCCGAGGAGCTGCGGGCCCGTATCGCCGCGCTGCCGGGGATCGACACGGCGTATGTGAAGCCCGGCGCGGTTCCGGCCACTGTCGGGCAGGTCGGCGAGGGCAGCGGGCGCCTGAAGGAGGGCGCGCCCGTCACACCCGACTACAGCGGCCGGCAGGGCTATCTGCGGCCGGCGCCCGAGGGCGTCGACGCGCACTGGGCCTGGCAGCGGCCCGGCGGCGCCGGTCAGGGCGTGACCGTGATCGACGTCGAGGGCTCCTGGCAGCTCGGGCACGAGGACCTGGCCGGGAAGCTGGCCGGGGTCGTGGTCGGCACCCCGCTGACCGATCTGGCCTGGCGCAACCACGGCACCGCCGTGATCGGCGTGATCGGCGGCGACCGGGGCGAGTTCGGCGTCACCGGCGTCGTGCCGGAGACGGTGACCGCGGCCGCGTCGTTCCAGGGCATCGGCACGGCGGCGGCGATCCACGCGGCGGCCGAGCGGCTGGGCCCCGGCGACATCATGCTGATCGAACTGCACCGCCCGGGGCCCCGGTTCGAGTACGCCGAGCGCGACGACCAGCGTGGCTACGTCCCGCTCGAATGGTGGCCGGACGACTACGCCGCCGTGCGCTACGCCACCGCCAAGGGCGTCCTCGTGGTGGCCGCCGCCGGCAATGGCGCCGAGTCACTGGACGACGCCGTCTACGAGCGCCGCCCGGACGAGTTCCCCGAGTCGTGGCGCAACCCGTTCAACCCCTCCAACCCGTCCTCCGGCGCGGTCCTGGTCGGCGCGGGCGCACCGCCGCCCGGCACCCACGGCCGCGATCACGGCCCGGACCGCTCACGGCTGGCGTTCTCCAACTACGGCGCCCGGGTGGACGCGCAGGGCTGGGGGCGCGAGGTGACGACGGCCGGCGGCTTCTGGGACCGGCCCGGCGACCTTCAGGGCGGGCCCGAGGAGATCGCCTGGTACACCGACACGTTCTCGGGCACGTCGTCCGCCGCCCCGCTGGTGGTCGGCGCGCTGGCCGCGCTGCAGGGCATCCTCAAGGCGGCCGGCCAGTCGCCGATGTCCCCGGAGCGGGCGCGTACGGTCCTCAGGGCGACGGGTTCCGCGCAGCAGGACGCGCCAGGGCGGCCGGCCTCGCAGCGGATCGGCAACCGGCCCGACATCAAGGCGGCGGTGACCCATCTGGTGCCGCAGGCGGTCGGCTCCGGGCCGGCCGAGCGGTACTGGGACGAGCTGCTGCCGTATCCACGCGAACTTCCGCCCAGGCTCCGGCTGTTCGTGGCCGGCGACTGGCGGAATCTGAACCATCCGTCCCCCGAAATCCGCCAGGCGGTCCACACCGCCTTCGCGGGGGGTCGGCCCGATGTCCGAGTGTGGTTCTCGGACGACGAGATCGTCGGCCTGGTGATCGCCGGCTGA
- a CDS encoding LLM class F420-dependent oxidoreductase, with product MQLGINLGYWGAGMDADNLAVAQEADRLGYAVCWAAEAYGSDAATVLSWVAAQTERIDVGSAIFQIPARQPAMTAMTAATLDSLSGGRFRLGLGVSGPQVSEGWYGVKFDKPLARTREYVEIVRRAMTRERLTYEGQHWTLPLPGGPGKPIKLTVHPQREHIPLYIAAIGPKNLEQTGEIADGALLIFPSADHLEDTAVKHLRAGREKAGKTLDGFDVCPTLPLAVGDDKDVATLADTFRPYTALYVGGMGSPKQNFYNQLAQRMGYEKEAAEIQTRYLSGDKQGAAAAVPQDLIDKTTLLGSVDRIADRMKAYAAAGVTTLSLAPAGFTLDERIASLRAGGEALERAGLA from the coding sequence ATGCAGCTCGGGATCAACCTCGGCTACTGGGGCGCCGGAATGGACGCGGACAACCTCGCCGTCGCGCAGGAGGCCGACCGGCTGGGCTACGCCGTGTGCTGGGCCGCCGAGGCCTACGGGTCGGACGCGGCCACCGTGCTCAGCTGGGTCGCCGCCCAGACCGAGCGCATCGACGTCGGCTCCGCCATCTTCCAGATCCCGGCCCGCCAGCCGGCCATGACCGCGATGACCGCCGCGACCCTGGACTCGCTCTCCGGCGGCCGCTTCCGGCTGGGCCTCGGCGTCTCCGGGCCGCAGGTCTCCGAGGGCTGGTACGGCGTCAAGTTCGACAAGCCGCTGGCACGCACGCGTGAGTACGTCGAGATCGTCCGCAGGGCCATGACGCGCGAGCGCCTGACCTACGAGGGGCAGCACTGGACGCTTCCGCTGCCCGGCGGCCCCGGCAAGCCGATCAAGCTGACCGTGCACCCGCAGCGTGAGCACATCCCGCTGTACATCGCCGCCATCGGCCCGAAGAACCTGGAGCAGACCGGCGAGATCGCCGACGGCGCCCTGCTGATCTTCCCCTCCGCGGACCACCTGGAGGACACCGCCGTCAAGCACCTGCGCGCCGGGCGCGAGAAGGCCGGCAAGACCCTCGACGGGTTCGACGTCTGCCCGACCCTGCCGCTGGCCGTGGGTGACGACAAGGACGTGGCCACGCTCGCCGACACCTTCCGCCCCTACACCGCGCTGTACGTCGGCGGCATGGGCAGCCCCAAGCAGAACTTCTACAACCAGCTCGCCCAGCGCATGGGTTACGAGAAGGAAGCCGCCGAGATCCAGACCAGGTACCTCTCCGGCGACAAGCAGGGCGCCGCGGCCGCCGTACCGCAGGACCTGATCGACAAGACCACGCTGCTCGGCTCCGTCGACCGTATCGCCGACCGGATGAAGGCCTACGCCGCGGCCGGGGTCACCACCCTGTCCCTGGCGCCCGCGGGCTTCACGCTCGACGAGCGGATCGCCTCGCTCCGCGCCGGCGGCGAGGCCCTGGAGCGCGCCGGGCTGGCGTGA
- a CDS encoding magnesium and cobalt transport protein CorA — MIVDCAIYRDGRRTQGPPDFSDALDLCRLQDDAFVWIGLYEPTEKEFDQVAEEFGLHPLAVEDALNAHQRPKLEVYDDSLFMVLKPVGYEPKSDIVSSGEVMVFIGDSFVVTVRHGVEAPLGVVRHRLEHEPEMLRHGPTAVLYTIADAVVDHYLEVAGELGRDLEELEAEVFSPTGGGSRHTASRIYAFKRQILEFRRATGPLAQPLTRLAGTGLIGARVPFVHDKAQPFFRDVSDHLTRVNESVEGLDRLVSDVLSAHLAQMSVRQNDDMRKISAWAAMAAVPTMIAGIYGMNFEHMPELHWLGSYPALILGMAALEVLLFRLFKRRGWL, encoded by the coding sequence GTGATCGTCGACTGCGCCATCTACCGGGACGGGCGCCGGACACAAGGGCCGCCGGACTTCTCCGACGCCCTGGATCTGTGCCGTCTGCAGGACGACGCGTTCGTGTGGATCGGCCTGTACGAGCCCACGGAGAAGGAGTTCGATCAGGTCGCGGAGGAGTTCGGGCTGCACCCGCTGGCCGTGGAGGACGCCCTGAACGCGCACCAGCGGCCGAAGCTGGAGGTCTACGACGACTCGCTGTTCATGGTCCTCAAGCCGGTCGGCTACGAGCCGAAGAGCGACATCGTCTCCTCCGGGGAGGTCATGGTCTTCATCGGCGACTCGTTCGTGGTGACCGTCCGGCACGGCGTGGAGGCCCCGCTGGGCGTCGTACGGCACCGTCTGGAGCACGAGCCGGAGATGCTGCGGCACGGTCCCACGGCGGTGCTGTACACGATCGCCGACGCGGTGGTGGACCACTATCTGGAGGTGGCGGGCGAGTTGGGCCGGGACCTGGAGGAGCTGGAGGCGGAGGTGTTCTCGCCGACCGGCGGCGGCTCCCGGCACACGGCGTCGCGCATCTACGCCTTCAAGCGGCAGATCCTGGAGTTCCGCAGGGCCACCGGCCCGCTCGCCCAGCCGTTGACCCGGCTCGCGGGCACGGGGCTGATCGGCGCGCGGGTGCCGTTCGTGCACGACAAGGCGCAGCCCTTCTTCCGCGACGTGAGCGATCACCTCACGCGCGTGAACGAGTCCGTGGAGGGCCTGGACCGGCTGGTCTCCGACGTGCTGTCGGCGCATCTGGCGCAGATGAGCGTCCGGCAGAACGACGACATGCGGAAGATCTCCGCGTGGGCGGCCATGGCCGCGGTCCCCACGATGATCGCGGGGATCTACGGCATGAACTTCGAGCACATGCCGGAACTGCACTGGCTCGGTTCGTATCCGGCGCTGATCCTGGGCATGGCCGCCCTGGAGGTACTGCTGTTCCGGCTGTTCAAGCGCCGGGGCTGGCTGTAG
- a CDS encoding SCO1664 family protein: MSAPERIPPRSVTSVHLLTEGELTVRGRIRDASNAALFCTVAHQGQEASCVYKPVAGERPLWDFPDGTLAEREVAAYEVSEATGWGLVPPTVLRDGPYGEGMVQLWIDAAPEAELLALVDGEEPGPGWRAIGLAEVGEGRTALLVHADDERLRRMAVLDAVINNADRKGGHLLPTEDGRLYGIDHGVTFNAENKLRTLLWGWAGEALTDEAVEVLGGLREALKEGGTLAVRLAELITTAEVAATRARVDVLLASGRHPEPSGEWPAIPWPPV, from the coding sequence ATGTCCGCGCCAGAACGGATACCGCCGCGGAGCGTGACCTCGGTGCACCTGCTCACCGAGGGCGAGCTGACCGTGCGCGGCCGCATCCGGGACGCGTCCAACGCGGCACTGTTCTGCACCGTCGCGCACCAGGGGCAGGAGGCGTCCTGCGTCTACAAGCCGGTCGCCGGTGAGCGTCCCCTGTGGGACTTCCCCGACGGGACGCTCGCCGAGCGCGAGGTCGCCGCGTACGAGGTCTCCGAGGCGACCGGCTGGGGGCTGGTGCCGCCCACCGTGCTGCGGGACGGGCCGTACGGCGAGGGCATGGTCCAGCTGTGGATCGACGCGGCCCCCGAGGCCGAGCTGCTCGCCCTGGTGGACGGCGAGGAGCCCGGACCCGGCTGGAGGGCGATCGGCCTCGCCGAGGTCGGGGAGGGCAGGACCGCGCTGCTCGTGCACGCCGACGACGAGCGGCTGCGGCGCATGGCCGTGCTGGACGCCGTGATCAACAACGCCGACCGCAAGGGCGGCCACCTGCTGCCCACCGAGGACGGCCGGCTGTACGGCATCGACCACGGTGTGACCTTCAACGCCGAGAACAAGCTGCGGACGCTGCTGTGGGGCTGGGCGGGCGAGGCGCTGACCGACGAGGCCGTCGAGGTGCTCGGCGGCCTGCGGGAGGCCCTCAAGGAGGGCGGCACACTGGCCGTGCGGCTCGCGGAGCTGATCACCACCGCCGAAGTGGCGGCCACGCGCGCGCGTGTCGATGTGTTGCTCGCCTCGGGCAGGCATCCGGAGCCGAGCGGGGAGTGGCCCGCCATTCCGTGGCCCCCCGTCTAG
- a CDS encoding SMP-30/gluconolactonase/LRE family protein — translation MAPEHRSFAPRLTRRRLLTAGAATTGALLVGSAGTPAAAAERTQKTRPTVIHLPNGFRPEGITIGGGPYAYLGSLGDGSIYRADLRTGEGGIVSTGPGTPSVGLKLDHRGRLFVAGRGEGARVVDARSGNVLASYRLTTATPTFANDVFLTPHTAWFTDSYQPALYALPLGRHGALPDADEVMTLTLSGDWSQVAGEVVNANGITSTPDGSALLVVQSGVGGLHRVNPRTGVTRLVDLGDAAPLTNGDGLLRIGRTLYVVQNRQNAIDVFRLAADGRSGVFQRRITDPLFDVPTTVAAHRGRLYLPNARFTTTPTPETTYDVISVPA, via the coding sequence GTGGCCCCCGAACACCGCTCCTTCGCACCTCGGCTCACCCGCCGCAGACTCCTCACGGCCGGCGCCGCCACCACCGGCGCCCTCCTCGTCGGATCCGCCGGCACCCCGGCCGCCGCGGCCGAAAGGACGCAGAAGACACGGCCCACCGTGATCCACCTCCCGAACGGCTTCCGCCCGGAGGGCATCACCATCGGCGGCGGACCGTACGCCTACCTCGGCTCCCTCGGCGACGGCTCGATCTACCGCGCCGACCTGCGCACCGGAGAGGGCGGCATCGTCTCGACCGGGCCCGGCACACCCTCGGTCGGCCTCAAACTCGACCACCGGGGACGCCTGTTCGTCGCCGGACGCGGCGAGGGCGCCCGCGTCGTGGACGCCCGCAGCGGAAACGTCCTCGCCTCCTACCGGCTCACGACGGCGACCCCGACCTTCGCCAACGACGTGTTCCTGACCCCGCACACGGCCTGGTTCACCGACTCCTACCAGCCCGCGCTGTACGCCCTGCCGCTCGGCCGGCACGGCGCACTGCCGGACGCTGACGAGGTCATGACGCTCACCCTGAGCGGCGACTGGAGCCAGGTCGCCGGCGAGGTCGTCAACGCCAACGGCATCACCAGCACGCCCGACGGCTCCGCCCTGCTCGTCGTGCAGTCCGGCGTCGGCGGCCTGCACCGGGTGAACCCGCGCACCGGCGTCACCCGGCTCGTCGACCTCGGCGACGCGGCCCCGCTCACCAACGGCGACGGCCTGCTGCGGATCGGCCGGACGCTGTACGTCGTGCAGAACCGGCAGAACGCGATCGACGTGTTCAGGCTCGCCGCCGACGGCCGCAGCGGCGTCTTCCAGCGCCGAATCACCGACCCGCTGTTCGACGTGCCGACCACGGTGGCCGCCCACCGGGGCCGGCTCTATCTGCCCAACGCGCGCTTCACGACGACGCCGACGCCCGAGACGACGTACGACGTGATCTCCGTGCCCGCGTGA
- a CDS encoding histidine phosphatase family protein has translation MPTLILVRHGRSTANTEGLLAGWTPGVALDERGTRQAAALPARLAELPLCEIVTSPLQRCQETIRPLVEERGLTAHTDERIGECDYGDWSGRKLAELGDEPLMEVVQAHPSAAAFPGGESMRAMQTRAAEAVREWNARVERDHGADAVYLMCSHGDVIKSLVADALGLHLDLFQRISVEPCSITAIRYTRLRPFLVRLGDTGDFASLAPREEPPAGDATVGGGAGAP, from the coding sequence ATGCCCACGCTGATCCTGGTCCGGCACGGACGTTCCACCGCCAACACCGAGGGGCTGCTCGCCGGCTGGACGCCCGGCGTCGCCCTCGACGAGCGCGGGACCCGGCAGGCCGCCGCACTGCCCGCCCGGCTCGCCGAACTGCCGCTCTGCGAGATCGTCACCAGCCCCCTCCAGCGCTGCCAGGAGACGATCCGGCCGCTCGTCGAGGAGCGGGGACTGACCGCGCACACCGACGAGCGGATCGGGGAGTGCGACTACGGCGACTGGTCCGGCCGCAAGCTCGCGGAACTGGGCGACGAGCCGCTGATGGAGGTCGTCCAGGCCCACCCGTCGGCGGCCGCGTTCCCCGGCGGCGAGTCGATGCGGGCGATGCAGACCCGGGCCGCGGAGGCCGTACGCGAGTGGAACGCGCGCGTGGAGCGCGATCACGGCGCCGACGCCGTGTACCTGATGTGCTCGCACGGCGATGTCATCAAGTCGCTCGTGGCGGACGCACTCGGTCTTCATCTCGACCTCTTCCAGAGGATTTCCGTCGAACCGTGTTCCATCACCGCGATCCGCTACACACGCCTGAGGCCGTTCCTCGTACGCCTCGGGGACACCGGTGACTTCGCGTCCCTCGCCCCGCGCGAGGAACCGCCGGCCGGCGACGCGACGGTCGGGGGCGGCGCGGGCGCACCGTGA
- the mshC gene encoding cysteine--1-D-myo-inosityl 2-amino-2-deoxy-alpha-D-glucopyranoside ligase, whose translation MHAWPASEVPALPGQGRDLRIHDTATGGLVTLNPGPVARIYVCGITPYDATHLGHAATYNAFDLVQRVWLDTKRQVHYVQNVTDVDDPLLERAERDDIDWAALAEKETALFREDMTALRMLPPQHYIGAVEAIPGIVPLVERLRDAGAAYELDGDVYFSVESDPNFGKVSSLDAAAMRLLSAERGGDPDRPGKKNPLDPMLWMAARPGEPSWDGGSLGRGRPGWHIECVAIALDHLGMTFDVQGGGSDLAFPHHEMGASHAQVLTGEFPMAKAYVHAGMVALHGEKMSKSKGNLVFVSRLRRDGVDPAAIRLALLAHHYRADWEWTDQVLQDALARLDRWRAAVSRPDGPSAEALVEEIRDALAHDLDAPAALAAVDRWVARQNAEGGTDTGAPGVVSRAVDALLGVAL comes from the coding sequence ATGCATGCCTGGCCCGCTTCTGAGGTCCCCGCCCTGCCCGGTCAGGGCCGCGACCTGAGGATCCACGACACCGCGACCGGCGGTCTGGTCACCCTGAACCCCGGTCCCGTCGCCCGTATCTACGTCTGTGGCATCACGCCGTACGACGCCACCCACCTGGGACACGCGGCGACCTACAACGCGTTCGACCTCGTGCAGCGCGTGTGGCTCGACACCAAGCGGCAGGTTCACTATGTCCAGAACGTCACCGACGTGGACGATCCGCTCCTGGAGCGGGCCGAGCGCGACGACATCGACTGGGCCGCCCTCGCCGAGAAGGAGACCGCCCTCTTCCGCGAGGACATGACCGCCCTGCGGATGCTGCCCCCGCAGCACTACATCGGCGCGGTCGAGGCGATACCCGGCATCGTCCCGCTCGTCGAGCGACTGCGGGACGCCGGCGCCGCGTACGAACTCGACGGCGACGTCTACTTCTCCGTCGAGTCCGACCCCAACTTCGGCAAGGTCTCCAGCCTCGACGCCGCCGCCATGCGGCTGCTGTCCGCCGAGCGCGGCGGCGACCCGGACCGCCCGGGCAAGAAGAACCCCCTCGACCCGATGCTGTGGATGGCGGCCCGGCCCGGCGAGCCCAGCTGGGACGGCGGCTCCCTCGGGCGCGGCCGGCCCGGCTGGCACATCGAGTGCGTCGCCATCGCCCTCGACCACCTCGGCATGACCTTCGACGTCCAGGGCGGCGGCTCCGACCTCGCCTTCCCGCACCATGAGATGGGCGCCTCGCACGCCCAGGTGCTGACGGGCGAGTTCCCCATGGCCAAGGCCTACGTCCACGCCGGCATGGTCGCCCTGCACGGCGAGAAGATGTCCAAGTCCAAGGGCAACCTCGTCTTCGTGTCCCGGCTGCGCCGCGACGGCGTCGACCCCGCCGCCATCCGGCTCGCCCTGCTCGCCCACCACTACCGGGCCGACTGGGAGTGGACCGACCAGGTGCTCCAGGACGCCCTCGCCCGCCTCGACCGCTGGCGCGCCGCGGTCTCCCGCCCCGACGGGCCGTCGGCCGAGGCGCTCGTCGAGGAGATCCGCGACGCCCTCGCCCACGACCTGGACGCGCCGGCCGCGCTCGCCGCGGTCGACCGCTGGGTGGCCCGCCAGAACGCCGAGGGCGGTACGGACACCGGCGCCCCCGGCGTGGTGTCCCGGGCCGTGGACGCGCTGCTGGGCGTCGCCCTGTAA